The Natranaerovirga pectinivora genome includes a window with the following:
- a CDS encoding response regulator transcription factor, producing MFNILVVDDNDSILKLTTTYLEREGYNVYKASDGLAALEIIDKEHIDLMIVDIMMPKMDGYTLTSELRTSNYSFPILMITAKETIEDKKKGFLVGTDDYMVKPIDFDEMILRVSALLRRAKISNEHKIIVGNIVLDYDTLMVTTKTESILLPKKEFYLLFKLLSYPKKIFTRQDLMDEIWGMDNETDERTVDVHIKRLREKFDGIEEFKIITVRGLGYKVERYL from the coding sequence ATGTTTAATATTTTAGTAGTTGATGATAATGATAGTATTTTAAAATTAACTACAACTTATTTAGAGCGTGAGGGTTACAATGTTTACAAAGCCTCTGATGGATTAGCAGCACTAGAAATTATTGATAAAGAACATATTGATTTAATGATTGTTGATATTATGATGCCAAAGATGGATGGCTATACTCTAACAAGTGAGTTAAGAACATCAAACTACTCATTCCCTATTCTTATGATTACTGCAAAAGAAACCATTGAAGATAAGAAAAAAGGTTTTTTAGTTGGAACAGATGATTATATGGTTAAGCCAATAGATTTTGATGAAATGATTCTTAGGGTATCAGCCCTTTTACGCCGTGCTAAAATATCTAATGAACATAAAATTATTGTAGGGAATATTGTTCTTGACTACGATACTTTGATGGTGACAACAAAAACAGAATCAATTCTATTGCCAAAAAAAGAATTTTATCTCCTTTTTAAACTTTTAAGTTATCCTAAAAAGATTTTTACAAGACAGGATTTGATGGATGAAATATGGGGAATGGACAATGAGACAGATGAAAGAACTGTAGATGTCCATATTAAACGTTTAAGAGAAAAATTTGATGGTATTGAAGAGTTTAAGATTATCACAGTAAGGGGATTAGGGTATAAGGTGGAAAGATATCTATGA
- a CDS encoding sensor histidine kinase — protein sequence MKNSFINKSIYAKFAFIFLAIWWLLNSINFGIVIRVLSKSTAFDLSDVHSELFQEFYRMRNVTSMSFLLSACVGTICILFAVNNIVTPIRRLSNASKEVAKGNFDIQVKAESIDEIGQLTSDFNLMTNELKNIDVLRKDFVTNVSHEFKTPITSIKGFAKLIKDGQLTKEQLMEYSDIIINESERLSLLSSNLLKLSQLDTKLIREEATIFSLDEQIRKTILMLEVHWAKKNIDFDIQLEQVEYKGDEYLLQQVWINLIHNAIKFSEPFGKIKIKMYKQVSTVKIEVIDKGIGIAEEDQGRIFERFFKGDKSRTKEGNGLGLVIVKKIIGLSNGKIYFKSKLGEGSTFTVELPL from the coding sequence ATGAAAAATTCATTTATAAACAAATCCATATACGCTAAGTTTGCCTTCATTTTTTTGGCCATTTGGTGGCTGTTAAATTCTATAAATTTTGGTATTGTCATTAGAGTCCTATCAAAGAGTACTGCATTTGACCTATCAGACGTTCATTCAGAATTATTTCAAGAATTTTATAGAATGAGAAATGTTACCAGTATGTCTTTTTTATTAAGTGCTTGTGTTGGAACAATTTGTATTTTATTCGCTGTTAATAATATTGTAACGCCCATTAGAAGATTATCAAATGCTTCTAAAGAAGTAGCAAAAGGAAATTTTGACATTCAAGTTAAAGCAGAAAGTATTGATGAAATTGGACAATTAACCTCTGATTTTAACTTGATGACAAATGAACTTAAGAATATTGATGTTTTAAGAAAAGATTTTGTAACAAATGTTTCCCACGAATTTAAAACACCAATAACATCCATAAAAGGATTTGCCAAACTAATAAAAGACGGACAATTAACTAAGGAACAACTAATGGAATACAGCGATATAATAATAAATGAAAGCGAAAGATTATCATTACTTTCCTCTAATTTATTAAAACTATCACAGTTAGATACCAAACTAATCAGAGAAGAAGCGACGATATTTTCCCTAGATGAACAAATAAGAAAAACAATTTTAATGCTTGAAGTACACTGGGCTAAGAAAAATATAGACTTTGATATACAATTAGAGCAAGTGGAATATAAAGGTGATGAGTATTTGCTACAACAAGTATGGATCAATTTAATTCATAATGCTATAAAGTTTTCAGAGCCATTTGGGAAAATAAAGATAAAAATGTATAAACAAGTAAGTACTGTTAAAATTGAAGTAATAGACAAAGGGATAGGTATTGCTGAAGAAGATCAGGGTAGAATATTTGAACGTTTCTTTAAAGGAGATAAATCAAGAACAAAAGAAGGAAATGGATTAGGGCTAGTAATAGTAAAGAAAATTATTGGATTATCTAATGGGAAAATATATTTTAAGAGTAAATTAGGAGAAGGATCAACATTTACTGTAGAATTACCGTTATGA